Proteins encoded together in one Streptomyces umbrinus window:
- a CDS encoding YhjD/YihY/BrkB family envelope integrity protein: MRASREPGPPTDGVRSRWRRRVAGLRAGLLRLRGTAEERFPVITRLTSHLIAVNLLDSATRLAAQAFLTAVPLLFLVAAFAPQGVRNQIVTSVHDVLGISGAADQQLKQVYQADPATLQQSTGVVSALMVLLSATACSRAMQRLCQRAWLMPSAGARVAAWRWPVWIAVWMAVIALQGPLRDGFGVGTWLGLPLLLAVEVGVWWWTQHLLLAARVPWLPLLPGAVLTAVALTALTVIAKLYVPTALNRSLDRYGSLGAVFTVLSWLIALCVVVALCITAGAVIAREPAVSRRLGSPDQPNSLET, from the coding sequence ATGCGCGCGAGCAGAGAACCCGGCCCGCCCACGGACGGCGTGCGGAGCCGCTGGCGCCGGCGCGTCGCCGGTCTGCGGGCAGGACTGCTGCGGCTGCGCGGTACCGCCGAGGAGCGGTTCCCGGTGATCACCCGGCTCACCTCCCACCTGATCGCGGTGAACCTGCTGGACTCCGCGACACGGCTGGCGGCCCAGGCGTTCCTGACGGCCGTACCGCTGCTCTTCCTGGTCGCTGCCTTCGCCCCGCAAGGGGTGCGCAACCAGATCGTCACGTCGGTGCACGACGTGCTCGGCATCAGCGGCGCCGCCGATCAGCAGCTGAAGCAGGTCTACCAGGCCGATCCCGCCACTCTGCAGCAGAGCACCGGGGTGGTGAGCGCGCTGATGGTGCTGCTCTCCGCCACCGCCTGCAGCCGCGCGATGCAGCGCCTGTGCCAACGCGCCTGGCTGATGCCGAGCGCGGGCGCCCGGGTCGCCGCCTGGAGATGGCCCGTGTGGATCGCCGTCTGGATGGCCGTGATCGCCCTGCAGGGTCCGCTGCGGGACGGATTCGGCGTGGGGACGTGGCTGGGACTGCCGCTGCTGCTGGCGGTCGAGGTGGGCGTGTGGTGGTGGACCCAGCACCTGCTGCTGGCCGCGCGAGTCCCCTGGCTGCCCCTGCTGCCCGGGGCGGTCCTCACCGCGGTGGCGCTGACCGCACTGACGGTGATCGCGAAGCTGTACGTGCCCACCGCGCTCAACCGCAGCCTGGACCGGTACGGGTCGCTGGGTGCGGTCTTCACCGTGCTGTCCTGGCTGATCGCGCTCTGCGTGGTGGTGGCCCTCTGCATCACCGCAGGCGCGGTCATCGCCAGGGAACCCGCCGTGTCCCGACGTCTCGGATCACCCGATCAGCCCAACTCGCTGGAAACGTAG